A single window of Microbispora hainanensis DNA harbors:
- a CDS encoding MFS transporter, which produces MMSGIKANRGNLLLVGGFVLAALNLRPALAGVSPLLPAIMRDLGLSPAGGGAITTVMVVCLGLLAPVAPALATRIGLDRTLLAGLLVLAAGVALRSADGVPALYCGAALAGTAIAVMNVVMPGLVKQHFPGRVGLFTGLYVSVMVSGAAMASAAMVPLAGQVGWRVAAGSPALLALVAAALWWVARGRTARQNPAGEPGQNPASAAGQDPATTTAVTAHPRPGGPGHRPYATLLRAPATWAVMAFMGLQSLTFYIVLAWLPTVFQAAGLPADEAGYLLGLTNLVQIAAALLVPLHAGRARSQAPHVAVAALLTVGGYLGVLLAPTTTPWLWMVVLGLGQGASIALALLIITLRAPDPASVTALSAVAQSSGYVLAAVGPLAFGLLHELSRGWTVPLLAGLGACVLQLASGVLAARPVPLQTGQPERAA; this is translated from the coding sequence ATGATGAGCGGGATCAAGGCCAATCGGGGCAATCTGCTGCTGGTAGGCGGTTTCGTCCTGGCGGCGCTCAACCTGAGGCCCGCTCTCGCGGGTGTGTCGCCGCTCCTCCCTGCCATCATGCGGGACCTCGGTCTCAGCCCCGCAGGTGGCGGCGCCATCACCACGGTGATGGTCGTATGCCTCGGTCTGCTCGCCCCGGTCGCGCCCGCGCTGGCCACCCGTATCGGGCTGGACCGCACGCTGCTGGCCGGTCTGCTCGTCCTCGCCGCCGGTGTCGCGCTGCGCAGCGCGGACGGTGTGCCCGCCCTGTATTGCGGTGCCGCCCTGGCGGGCACGGCCATCGCCGTCATGAACGTCGTCATGCCCGGCCTCGTCAAGCAGCACTTCCCCGGCAGGGTCGGGCTCTTCACCGGCCTGTACGTCTCGGTCATGGTCAGTGGGGCCGCGATGGCCTCGGCGGCGATGGTCCCGCTCGCTGGACAGGTCGGCTGGCGGGTGGCGGCGGGGTCGCCGGCCCTGCTCGCGCTGGTGGCGGCGGCTCTGTGGTGGGTGGCACGCGGGAGGACGGCCCGGCAGAACCCGGCGGGCGAGCCCGGCCAGAACCCGGCGAGCGCGGCCGGCCAGGACCCGGCGACGACGACGGCGGTGACCGCCCATCCTCGTCCGGGCGGCCCCGGCCATCGGCCGTACGCGACCCTGCTCCGGGCGCCGGCGACGTGGGCGGTGATGGCGTTCATGGGCCTTCAGTCGCTGACCTTCTACATCGTGCTGGCCTGGCTGCCCACCGTGTTCCAGGCCGCCGGCCTGCCCGCGGACGAGGCGGGATATCTGCTGGGCCTGACGAACCTCGTGCAGATCGCCGCCGCGCTGCTCGTCCCCCTGCACGCGGGCCGGGCCCGATCCCAGGCGCCGCACGTGGCCGTGGCCGCGCTGCTGACCGTCGGCGGATATCTGGGCGTGCTGCTCGCGCCCACCACCACGCCGTGGCTGTGGATGGTCGTCCTCGGGCTCGGCCAGGGGGCGTCGATCGCGCTCGCCCTGCTGATCATCACGTTGCGGGCGCCCGACCCGGCCTCGGTGACCGCGCTGTCGGCGGTCGCCCAGTCGAGCGGCTATGTGCTGGCCGCGGTCGGGCCGCTCGCGTTCGGCCTGCTGCACGAGCTGTCCCGTGGCTGGACCGTGCCCCTGCTCGCCGGGCTGGGGGCCTGCGTCCTCCAGTTGGCGTCGGGTGTGCTCGCCGCCCGCCCTGTGCCTCTGCAGACGGGGCAGCCGGAACGGGCGGCGTAG
- a CDS encoding LacI family DNA-binding transcriptional regulator yields the protein MVETRRGRPTMNDVAAAAGVALKTVSRVVNNEPGVNAVTASRVLAAIERLGYRRNDSARILRRGRTASIGLVIEDVADAFYSSLNRAVEDAALHHGYLLFTGSSQEDADRERDLVLAFCARRVDGLIIVPAGNDHGYLAPEFDAGIKAVFADRPPGAGCEADTVLCDNVGGARTGTAHLITHGHRRIAFLGDAPGIFTAVERLRGYRQALAAAGLPYDEGLVVMGPPDPARMRADLTRLLTASDPPTALFAGNGRTTVAILRALAALTEAADAGAAGGLALVGFDDFELADLLGITVVAQDPARLGRTAADLLFMRLAGNEEPTSRIELATRLVPRGSGERPPLRAAG from the coding sequence GTGGTAGAGACGAGACGCGGCCGTCCGACCATGAACGACGTGGCCGCCGCGGCCGGCGTGGCGCTCAAGACCGTCTCCCGCGTCGTCAACAACGAGCCCGGCGTCAACGCCGTTACCGCGAGCCGCGTGCTGGCGGCGATCGAGCGCCTCGGCTACCGCCGCAACGACAGCGCGCGCATCCTGCGCCGGGGCCGTACGGCGAGCATCGGCCTGGTCATCGAAGACGTGGCCGACGCCTTCTATTCCAGCCTCAACCGCGCCGTCGAGGACGCCGCGCTGCACCACGGCTATCTGCTGTTCACCGGCTCGTCCCAGGAGGACGCGGACCGGGAGCGCGATCTCGTGCTCGCCTTCTGCGCCCGCCGCGTGGACGGGCTGATCATCGTGCCTGCGGGGAACGACCACGGCTACCTGGCACCCGAGTTCGACGCCGGGATCAAGGCGGTCTTCGCCGATCGGCCGCCGGGCGCGGGATGCGAGGCGGACACCGTCCTGTGCGACAACGTGGGCGGTGCCCGTACGGGCACGGCGCATCTGATCACGCACGGCCACCGCCGCATCGCCTTCCTCGGCGACGCCCCCGGGATCTTCACCGCCGTCGAACGGCTGCGCGGCTACCGGCAGGCGCTGGCCGCCGCAGGCCTGCCGTACGACGAGGGACTGGTGGTCATGGGGCCGCCGGACCCGGCGCGGATGCGGGCCGACCTGACGCGGCTGCTCACGGCGTCCGACCCGCCGACCGCGTTGTTCGCCGGCAACGGCCGGACCACGGTGGCGATCCTGCGTGCGCTGGCGGCGCTCACCGAAGCCGCCGACGCGGGCGCCGCGGGCGGCCTCGCCCTGGTGGGGTTCGACGACTTCGAACTGGCCGACCTGCTCGGCATCACCGTGGTGGCCCAGGATCCCGCCCGGCTCGGCCGTACGGCCGCCGACCTGCTGTTCATGCGCCTGGCCGGGAACGAGGAGCCGACCAGCAGGATCGAGCTGGCTACGCGGCTGGTTCCGCGGGGCTCGGGCGAGCGCCCCCCTCTCCGGGCGGCGGGCTGA
- a CDS encoding IclR family transcriptional regulator, whose product MAEEHVQSLARGLAVIRAFDAASPELTLSDVARKTGLTRAAARRFLLTLADLGYVRTDGRLFSLSPRVLELGYAYLSSLSLPEVALPHLERLVAEVHESASVSVLDDTDIVYVARVPTARIMRVTIAIGTRFPAYCTSMGRVLLAGLPPEELDAYLTRAGLERLTSHTTTSPVALRAALDLVRTQGWAMVDQELEEGLRSIAAPIRDHGGRVVAAVNISSHASRTTVESARRDLLPPLLATAARIEADLRATGGARSPAAHGRAHQEHSTALPGSP is encoded by the coding sequence ATGGCGGAGGAGCACGTCCAGTCGCTGGCCCGGGGTCTGGCCGTGATCCGGGCGTTCGACGCCGCGAGCCCGGAGCTGACGCTCAGCGACGTGGCCCGCAAGACCGGTCTCACCCGCGCCGCCGCGCGCAGGTTCCTGCTGACGCTCGCGGACCTGGGCTACGTGCGCACCGACGGGCGGCTCTTCTCGCTGTCGCCCCGGGTGCTTGAGCTGGGCTACGCCTACCTGTCGAGCCTCTCCCTGCCCGAGGTCGCGCTGCCGCACCTGGAACGGCTCGTCGCCGAGGTGCACGAGTCGGCCTCGGTCTCCGTGCTGGACGACACCGACATCGTCTATGTGGCCCGCGTGCCGACGGCCCGGATCATGCGGGTGACGATCGCGATCGGCACCCGCTTCCCCGCCTACTGCACCTCGATGGGCCGGGTGCTGCTCGCGGGGCTCCCCCCTGAGGAGCTCGACGCCTATCTCACCCGCGCCGGGCTGGAACGGCTGACCTCCCACACCACCACCTCGCCGGTCGCCCTGCGCGCGGCGCTCGACCTCGTACGGACCCAGGGCTGGGCGATGGTGGACCAGGAACTGGAAGAAGGGCTGCGCTCCATCGCCGCGCCGATCAGGGACCACGGCGGCCGGGTGGTGGCGGCGGTCAACATCTCCTCGCACGCCAGCCGCACCACCGTGGAGTCCGCCCGCCGCGACCTGCTCCCCCCGCTGCTCGCCACCGCCGCCAGGATCGAGGCCGACCTGCGCGCCACCGGAGGCGCACGCAGCCCGGCAGCCCATGGCAGGGCACACCAGGAGCACAGCACGGCACTGCCCGGCAGCCCATGA
- a CDS encoding Uma2 family endonuclease translates to MTSVLDDWLQPRPGGGAGGVSDRLSRLRPLADERRAGEDDTGHPDADRPDADHSGADHPDAGLLSSGPQTRFRERMTYGLRTALNAQVPGDLVAVSRMDVLLGPDRRARPDVSLVDDLAASDDRRTCYLAEEVRLVIEVVGPDAAGSDRDMRPRHYAAAGIPHFWRVESTGFRPFVYSFELDADRTGYQMTGVHHGRLSVDSPFPIAIDLERLPR, encoded by the coding sequence ATGACCAGCGTGCTCGATGACTGGCTCCAGCCCCGCCCGGGAGGCGGGGCCGGAGGCGTCTCCGATCGGCTCTCCCGGCTCCGCCCCCTCGCCGACGAGCGGCGGGCCGGCGAGGACGACACCGGCCACCCCGACGCCGATCGTCCTGATGCCGATCACTCTGGCGCCGATCACCCCGACGCCGGCCTCCTCTCCTCGGGCCCCCAGACCCGGTTCCGCGAGCGCATGACGTACGGCCTGCGCACGGCGCTGAACGCGCAGGTCCCGGGTGACCTGGTGGCGGTCAGCCGGATGGACGTCCTGCTGGGGCCCGATCGGCGCGCCCGTCCCGACGTGTCGCTGGTGGACGACCTCGCCGCCTCCGACGACCGGCGGACCTGTTACCTCGCCGAAGAGGTGCGCCTGGTCATCGAGGTCGTCGGCCCCGACGCGGCCGGATCCGACCGCGACATGCGGCCGCGGCACTACGCGGCCGCCGGCATCCCCCACTTCTGGCGGGTCGAGAGCACCGGCTTCCGGCCGTTCGTCTACTCCTTCGAGCTCGACGCCGACCGCACCGGATATCAGATGACCGGGGTCCACCACGGCCGCCTCTCGGTGGACTCCCCCTTCCCCATCGCCATCGACCTCGAACGGCTGCCGCGCTGA